The following are encoded in a window of uncultured Sphaerochaeta sp. genomic DNA:
- a CDS encoding potassium transporter TrkG produces MKKRMKKPLRANQYLLLGFLAIILVGSLLLRLPISHNEGIKISYWDSLFISTSAVCVTGLVTVDVALTFSLFGRTVIAILILLGGLGFASMVISFSLLLGMNIGLSQRSFIKEAYNLSSVQGTLMVVRAVGLAALLVQGVGVFIEYFIFRSTYGPLDAFGHALFNTISAFNNAGFDLMGKFQSLTLYRHSVAMNLTTALLIIIGGTGFFVIADIVKNRSWKKLSMHSRIVITMNSILITTGFLFYLLVEHLEPLAAFFQSVTTRTAGFNTVDIAGLSQAGLFVTIILMFIGASPGSTGGGIKTSTTFTLFLSLGSLMFGRQTAAFKRKIGGESILKAFQVLLLSILLVGGGSFLLLLIEGSKFTFLEVLFEAVSAFATVGLSMGITTEIATLSKLVLVVVMFAGRVGPITIATSFARKTSQLGYVEEQVFIG; encoded by the coding sequence ATGAAAAAGCGTATGAAAAAGCCGCTAAGAGCAAATCAATATTTGCTGCTAGGCTTTCTAGCTATCATTCTGGTGGGTTCGTTGCTGTTGCGGCTCCCCATCTCCCACAACGAAGGAATAAAAATTTCCTATTGGGATTCACTTTTTATATCTACCAGCGCAGTTTGTGTTACTGGACTCGTTACGGTTGATGTAGCGTTGACATTCTCGCTCTTTGGACGTACCGTCATCGCCATCCTAATCCTGCTTGGGGGCTTGGGATTTGCCTCAATGGTTATCTCCTTCAGTCTCCTTTTGGGCATGAACATCGGACTCAGTCAACGGTCTTTCATCAAGGAAGCCTACAACCTCTCTTCTGTCCAAGGCACGCTGATGGTGGTACGTGCTGTTGGTTTGGCAGCTTTGTTGGTGCAGGGCGTTGGCGTATTTATTGAATATTTCATATTCCGTTCAACGTATGGTCCTCTTGATGCCTTTGGCCATGCACTATTCAATACCATCTCCGCATTCAACAATGCTGGTTTTGACCTCATGGGAAAATTTCAAAGTCTTACCCTATATCGACATAGTGTTGCGATGAACCTTACGACTGCTTTACTGATTATCATTGGAGGTACCGGTTTCTTCGTGATTGCAGATATCGTGAAGAACCGCTCTTGGAAGAAACTGAGCATGCATTCCAGGATTGTGATAACCATGAACAGTATTCTCATTACTACCGGATTCCTGTTCTATCTCCTTGTTGAGCATCTGGAGCCCCTTGCAGCTTTTTTCCAGAGTGTCACAACCAGGACAGCAGGCTTCAATACCGTGGATATCGCAGGATTGAGTCAAGCAGGTCTGTTCGTTACCATTATCCTGATGTTCATTGGAGCAAGTCCTGGATCAACCGGTGGTGGTATCAAGACCTCCACCACCTTCACCCTGTTTCTCAGCCTCGGCTCCTTGATGTTTGGCCGGCAGACGGCTGCCTTCAAGCGTAAGATTGGAGGTGAGAGTATACTCAAGGCTTTTCAGGTTCTGTTGCTTTCCATTTTATTGGTGGGAGGAGGCAGTTTCCTATTATTATTGATTGAAGGATCGAAGTTCACCTTTCTTGAGGTACTGTTTGAAGCGGTCTCCGCTTTTGCTACTGTTGGTCTTTCAATGGGAATCACCACCGAAATAGCTACGCTTTCTAAACTCGTATTGGTGGTAGTAATGTTTGCTGGAAGAGTCGGCCCTATCACCATAGCCACCAGTTTTGCGAGGAAAACCTCACAACTGGGCTATGTTGAAGAGCAGGTGTTTATTGGATAG
- a CDS encoding zinc ABC transporter substrate-binding protein: MRTRALSILMALIITPFVLFAGGNTEQDSKPIVMVSILPHAYFVDQIAGDLVETAVLVGEGQNPHSYEPSPSQMAQLAKASIWILSGTDFEHALIDKVSSLYPDLTIIDGTEGMTLRTLEDHDHEDEEAGEDEPVHDLNIDRHTWLGWEQSKVLVKNISTALTTHLGLPEEEVEERSRQLLSQIEGEFTSLKTELEGLSGSTVFVYHPSFGYFLDSFGLHQEAVETGGKEPTAKDLALLIERAQDDQAKVIFVQKQFPSGSAEKVAQVVGAQVVALDPLAYDWLGNIRLMGNALVESL, translated from the coding sequence ATGCGAACACGTGCATTATCGATACTAATGGCGCTCATTATCACTCCTTTCGTTCTCTTTGCAGGAGGGAATACTGAGCAGGATTCCAAGCCTATTGTCATGGTGAGTATTCTGCCCCATGCATATTTTGTCGACCAGATCGCTGGTGACCTGGTGGAAACTGCTGTACTGGTTGGGGAGGGGCAGAATCCACATTCTTATGAGCCTTCCCCATCACAGATGGCTCAGTTGGCAAAGGCCAGTATCTGGATTCTCAGTGGAACGGACTTTGAACATGCCCTTATCGACAAGGTCTCCAGTCTTTATCCTGATCTTACCATCATAGATGGGACAGAAGGGATGACCCTTCGGACCTTGGAAGATCATGACCATGAGGATGAAGAAGCAGGTGAAGATGAGCCTGTTCATGATTTGAACATTGATCGACATACCTGGCTTGGATGGGAACAGTCGAAGGTCTTGGTCAAGAACATCAGCACTGCACTGACCACCCACCTTGGATTACCTGAAGAGGAAGTAGAAGAGAGGTCTAGGCAACTCCTCTCCCAGATCGAGGGAGAATTCACCTCGTTGAAAACAGAGCTCGAAGGGCTCTCTGGCAGTACCGTCTTTGTCTATCATCCCTCCTTTGGGTACTTCCTTGACTCATTCGGCCTTCATCAGGAGGCTGTCGAGACAGGAGGGAAGGAACCCACAGCAAAGGACTTGGCTCTCCTGATAGAGCGGGCACAAGACGATCAGGCAAAGGTAATCTTTGTACAAAAGCAATTTCCCTCCGGCAGTGCAGAGAAAGTCGCCCAGGTGGTTGGTGCACAGGTAGTGGCACTCGATCCCCTTGCCTATGATTGGCTGGGAAATATCCGCTTGATGGGCAATGCCCTCGTGGAAAGCCTATGA
- a CDS encoding TrkA family potassium uptake protein — MKKEYDPDAYGIIGLGRFGLSLALELTKAGKQVIVLEIEEEKLNAVKDQLENIYPVKAVTEEVLHESGISHCRTAIVCIGKDIESNILVTMSLIELGIPRVIAKATSMNHGKVLEHIGAEAVFPEVEMGERLARSLVSTGTLDFLELCDDFSIANISLTRAFANQSVEDINLRKRFHLNIIVIIRQKKAISEILPNFVLEEEDILVVGGTNDAIRKFEKANEA, encoded by the coding sequence ATGAAGAAAGAGTATGATCCTGATGCATATGGGATTATTGGACTGGGAAGGTTCGGCCTGTCCTTGGCCCTGGAACTTACCAAGGCAGGGAAACAAGTCATAGTCCTGGAAATTGAGGAAGAGAAGCTAAACGCAGTCAAGGATCAATTGGAAAATATCTATCCAGTGAAAGCAGTCACTGAAGAAGTGTTGCATGAGTCTGGAATCTCGCACTGCCGAACTGCAATCGTCTGTATAGGTAAGGATATTGAATCAAATATTCTGGTAACAATGAGCCTGATTGAACTGGGTATCCCCCGGGTCATCGCCAAGGCAACAAGCATGAATCATGGCAAGGTGCTTGAGCATATTGGTGCTGAGGCAGTCTTCCCTGAGGTTGAGATGGGTGAGCGCCTAGCCCGTTCCTTGGTCTCCACTGGAACACTGGACTTTCTTGAGCTCTGTGACGACTTCTCCATTGCCAATATTTCTTTAACTAGAGCATTTGCCAATCAGAGCGTTGAAGATATCAACCTCCGTAAGCGTTTCCATTTGAATATCATTGTGATAATCCGCCAGAAGAAAGCCATCAGTGAAATCCTTCCGAATTTTGTATTGGAAGAGGAAGATATTTTGGTTGTAGGTGGTACCAATGATGCAATCAGGAAGTTTGAAAAGGCAAATGAAGCCTAG
- a CDS encoding metal ABC transporter permease, with product MNDLLGFFSALFNPDFPFVRNAFFAGLLSSVLFGVLGSVVTVKRIAGLAGAISHAVLGGIGIALYLSATGLVPNLSPMVGAIIFALLSAAIIGTVSLRSKQREDTVIQAIWAIGMSIGVLFMAKTPGYTDPSSYLFGNILLIAPSDLILLAILDVVVIVLAWRFYPQIEATAFDEEFAQVRGIPTHVVFLAILSITAVAVVLLQTFVGIVMVIAMLTLPAGTAGYKAKNLASMMAFATLFSFLFSFAGLAVGWGFDIPVGATVVVIAGAFYLGRSAGDLLKKWRKHHD from the coding sequence ATGAACGATCTTCTAGGATTCTTTTCCGCACTGTTCAACCCCGATTTTCCTTTTGTGAGAAATGCATTCTTTGCAGGATTGCTCTCCTCTGTCCTCTTCGGGGTGCTGGGCTCGGTCGTTACCGTGAAACGGATAGCCGGCCTTGCCGGAGCCATCAGTCATGCGGTGCTTGGTGGTATCGGTATTGCTCTCTATCTCTCAGCCACCGGCTTGGTTCCCAATCTAAGCCCAATGGTAGGGGCTATAATCTTTGCGCTCCTCTCTGCAGCAATTATTGGGACAGTCTCCCTTCGCTCCAAGCAACGTGAGGATACGGTCATCCAAGCAATCTGGGCAATCGGGATGAGTATTGGTGTGCTGTTCATGGCAAAGACCCCTGGATACACCGATCCATCAAGCTACCTTTTTGGGAATATCCTGCTCATTGCCCCCTCTGACCTCATCCTGCTAGCTATTCTTGATGTGGTGGTCATTGTACTCGCTTGGCGATTCTATCCCCAGATTGAGGCAACTGCCTTTGACGAGGAGTTCGCACAGGTGAGAGGAATCCCGACCCATGTGGTATTTCTCGCCATCCTCTCGATAACGGCGGTAGCCGTTGTTCTGCTGCAGACATTTGTAGGTATCGTAATGGTGATTGCCATGCTCACTCTCCCAGCGGGAACAGCAGGGTATAAGGCGAAGAATCTTGCCTCCATGATGGCCTTTGCCACGCTCTTCTCTTTCCTGTTCTCCTTTGCAGGGCTTGCTGTAGGCTGGGGATTCGATATTCCTGTGGGAGCAACCGTCGTTGTTATCGCCGGTGCGTTTTACTTGGGGCGGTCGGCTGGTGACCTACTGAAAAAATGGAGGAAACACCATGACTAA
- a CDS encoding helix-turn-helix transcriptional regulator: MVILSDILLFLTTALVVSITCLCILLFYRVRDAYIGSFLTVLVPLSLQMCLSLLVTYLTRTLPVGNLDANAFQVFALGATIFSVLLTTTLLLMMSKYLIQILPATDKQRILGNRILTFLILFFFLISLWVIIAESKGDWQKALSDTIAYHFFAGSMFLVIHAVLSGIFVKKATTWEEERLLKGIIYTFLPLFFLFPLDLLFFRNLPFKLVYLSFSTLSVYLYYFISRRYFLTWEQTDHVDAEGGKEYGLSLREEEVLRLLAAGCSNQEIAKQLYISPNTVKTHIKNIYAKMGVNNRLQLFSRLKK; encoded by the coding sequence ATGGTAATCCTATCCGATATCCTGCTCTTCCTTACCACCGCTTTGGTGGTTTCCATTACTTGTCTCTGTATCTTGCTCTTCTACCGTGTGCGTGATGCATATATCGGTTCCTTCCTTACGGTCCTTGTTCCTCTCTCACTGCAAATGTGTCTCTCTCTTTTGGTCACCTACCTGACCAGAACACTTCCGGTGGGAAACCTGGACGCCAATGCTTTTCAGGTATTTGCACTGGGAGCAACCATCTTCTCTGTCCTGCTCACTACCACATTGTTGCTAATGATGAGCAAGTATTTGATACAAATTCTTCCTGCTACTGATAAGCAGAGAATACTGGGAAACCGAATCCTTACATTCTTGATCCTGTTTTTTTTCCTCATCAGCCTCTGGGTAATCATTGCTGAAAGCAAGGGAGACTGGCAGAAAGCCCTCAGCGACACCATAGCCTATCACTTCTTTGCGGGCAGCATGTTCTTGGTAATCCACGCAGTCCTGAGTGGCATCTTCGTCAAGAAGGCGACTACCTGGGAGGAAGAGCGCCTGTTGAAGGGAATCATCTATACCTTTCTACCGCTGTTCTTCCTTTTTCCCCTTGATCTGCTGTTCTTCAGGAACCTTCCGTTCAAACTTGTCTATCTCAGTTTTTCCACACTCTCGGTCTATCTCTACTATTTCATCAGCCGTAGATATTTCCTCACTTGGGAGCAGACCGACCACGTGGATGCAGAGGGGGGCAAGGAGTACGGGCTCTCACTCAGGGAAGAAGAGGTATTACGACTTCTGGCCGCAGGATGCAGTAATCAGGAGATTGCAAAACAGCTCTATATCTCACCCAATACCGTTAAAACCCACATCAAGAACATCTATGCAAAGATGGGCGTGAACAACCGCCTACAACTCTTCTCACGGCTCAAGAAGTGA
- a CDS encoding MMPL family transporter, translating to MNKHIVRSWIIIAVSILFTLLCISSIGHLHIDSSTDAFIPQSHPVVATNERMEERFGSLDSVVVSLYAPHSMVSEEYLELLSELTRRIEALEGVKQASSLANLKHLEPSSDGVAVVSLYDGDAGQVEERIASWASFYEGTFISEDHHVLSILIQTTREYNAGLLLSNLKELLTPLEGLEFSLLGLPAVTEEIERSLLSDLAVLAPIVALLIILVLYLFLRRISAVLLSLVPLVFSSSLTLGIMAWTGITVTMATMLVPILLLIVGSAYTVHIFSHFYQEYDGKHIEETLQNVVHTNTYPIIGAAATTAFAFLAQLSSPLGPFRTFGLLSFIGVVACAVSSLILLPALIRVVYQVKIPKPREVSKSHSVFLVRFALKVSNKWGKLTITLFLLMIIVVLPLSYLSLQEGTNMIAFFRPSSNLVTMNNRYNQAMQGSFSLSVMITPPEGTATLSPEVLKTLEHAIQVIEEEPTVGGVQSILPFIKRMNQLLGPAEGAIVETVEDEPVFDFFSGPLSSEASTTNPTATKQLESGGNGSYEIPSDPAKYGLSSEEELSHLIAQYLLLYSSSLDSFINDPLEPDSTLFTILLKESNTETLRSMTSTLPTLFPSTWNVEIGGGEAVSLALTDLVTKSQIISLFSSLIAVWILVLITLRSAKLATLALLPCLFALSSVFLAMALFSIKLDIVTSLIAALAIGIGVDYAIHLLSAFMRNKHSSEEIMMTTGKAILANAASVAVGFSGLLFSRFLPIANLGLLFCIAMIAASAAALLLLVALQVHLPNLFNTSRRKS from the coding sequence ATGAACAAGCATATCGTACGTAGCTGGATCATCATAGCTGTATCAATACTCTTCACGCTTCTCTGCATAAGCAGTATAGGGCATCTACATATCGACAGCTCAACCGATGCATTCATCCCACAATCACATCCGGTTGTAGCTACCAATGAGCGCATGGAAGAACGATTCGGCTCCCTGGACTCGGTGGTGGTTAGTCTGTACGCCCCCCACTCGATGGTAAGTGAAGAGTACCTCGAGCTACTTTCTGAGCTTACCAGGCGCATTGAAGCATTGGAGGGGGTAAAGCAGGCCTCCAGCTTGGCAAACCTCAAACATCTCGAGCCATCCTCCGATGGAGTTGCAGTTGTCTCTCTCTATGATGGGGATGCTGGGCAAGTCGAAGAACGTATTGCCTCTTGGGCATCTTTCTATGAGGGTACGTTCATCTCTGAGGACCATCATGTACTCTCCATTCTGATCCAAACCACACGAGAATACAACGCAGGGCTCCTGCTCTCCAATCTTAAGGAGTTGTTGACCCCCCTGGAAGGGCTCGAATTCTCTCTGCTTGGGCTACCAGCCGTTACTGAGGAGATAGAGAGGAGCCTGCTCAGTGACCTTGCAGTGCTTGCCCCGATAGTGGCTCTATTGATTATCCTGGTGCTCTATCTTTTCCTGCGGAGAATATCTGCTGTCCTGCTCTCTCTGGTTCCCCTTGTGTTCAGCAGCTCACTGACACTGGGCATCATGGCATGGACGGGAATCACGGTAACCATGGCAACCATGCTTGTCCCGATTCTTCTGCTTATTGTTGGGAGTGCTTATACCGTGCATATATTCAGCCACTTCTATCAAGAATATGATGGCAAGCATATTGAGGAGACTTTGCAGAACGTAGTGCACACCAATACCTATCCGATTATTGGAGCCGCGGCAACGACCGCATTCGCATTCCTTGCACAACTTTCCAGCCCTCTTGGACCTTTCAGGACTTTCGGTTTACTCAGTTTCATCGGGGTGGTTGCTTGTGCCGTTAGTTCACTGATCCTGCTCCCTGCCCTCATCAGGGTCGTATATCAGGTAAAGATTCCAAAACCACGAGAAGTGAGTAAGTCCCATTCAGTATTCCTCGTACGCTTTGCACTGAAGGTTTCCAACAAATGGGGCAAGCTGACCATTACCCTCTTTTTGCTGATGATCATCGTCGTCCTTCCTCTCTCCTACCTGTCATTGCAAGAAGGTACAAATATGATTGCCTTCTTCAGGCCCTCTTCAAATCTTGTAACCATGAACAACCGATACAACCAGGCAATGCAAGGGTCCTTCTCCCTTTCAGTCATGATTACTCCTCCAGAAGGTACGGCCACGCTCAGCCCAGAAGTACTGAAGACACTTGAACATGCAATCCAGGTTATCGAAGAGGAACCCACGGTGGGGGGTGTTCAGTCAATACTGCCTTTTATTAAACGCATGAATCAGTTGCTTGGACCTGCTGAGGGAGCGATAGTGGAAACGGTGGAGGATGAACCGGTATTTGACTTTTTCTCCGGTCCACTCTCCAGCGAAGCATCTACTACCAACCCTACAGCAACCAAGCAGCTTGAAAGTGGTGGCAATGGATCCTATGAGATTCCCAGTGACCCAGCAAAATACGGCCTTTCCTCAGAGGAGGAACTGAGTCATCTTATCGCCCAGTATCTGTTGTTGTACAGCTCATCCTTGGATAGTTTCATCAACGACCCGCTGGAACCGGACTCCACACTCTTCACCATTTTACTCAAGGAGTCAAATACAGAAACGCTCCGCTCAATGACCTCCACCCTTCCCACCCTCTTTCCTTCAACATGGAACGTGGAGATTGGAGGAGGAGAGGCAGTAAGCCTTGCCCTGACTGACTTGGTCACCAAGAGCCAAATCATCAGTCTCTTCAGCTCACTCATTGCTGTCTGGATACTGGTACTTATCACACTCCGCTCTGCAAAACTTGCAACACTTGCCCTCCTTCCCTGTCTCTTTGCACTCTCCTCAGTATTTCTGGCTATGGCGCTTTTCTCCATCAAACTGGATATCGTGACCAGCCTCATTGCAGCATTGGCAATTGGTATCGGGGTGGATTATGCAATCCACTTGCTCTCAGCGTTTATGCGCAACAAACACTCATCTGAAGAGATCATGATGACCACTGGTAAAGCAATTTTGGCAAATGCTGCATCGGTTGCTGTTGGATTCAGCGGACTACTCTTCAGTCGCTTCCTTCCAATTGCAAACCTTGGGCTGCTCTTCTGTATCGCCATGATTGCAGCAAGTGCTGCTGCACTCTTGCTCTTGGTGGCACTCCAGGTCCATCTCCCCAACCTATTCAACACTTCCAGGAGGAAATCATGA
- a CDS encoding gamma carbonic anhydrase family protein, whose product MMYAYNGKSPSIAEGCYIAPSADVIGNVTLGEGVSIWFHATLRADVNTIHIGGQSNLQDNVVAHVDKGFPLIVGERCTIGHGAIIHACTIEDDCLIGMGAIVLNGAVIGKESIVAAGALVSQNKVYPPRSLLVGTPAKLIRTLSDEEFAKVRENTQEYWEFAHDLATGKQTIN is encoded by the coding sequence ATGATGTACGCATATAATGGTAAGTCACCGAGTATTGCAGAAGGTTGTTATATCGCACCCAGTGCTGATGTCATCGGCAATGTCACATTGGGGGAAGGGGTCTCAATCTGGTTTCATGCCACACTCAGGGCAGATGTGAATACTATTCATATTGGTGGGCAATCGAACCTTCAGGACAACGTAGTTGCACATGTAGACAAGGGCTTCCCGCTTATTGTGGGAGAAAGATGCACTATCGGACATGGTGCCATTATCCATGCCTGCACCATTGAGGATGACTGTCTTATCGGTATGGGAGCAATTGTACTCAATGGAGCAGTAATTGGGAAAGAGTCCATCGTTGCTGCAGGGGCTCTGGTTTCCCAGAACAAGGTTTACCCTCCCCGCTCATTGCTGGTCGGTACCCCTGCAAAACTCATCAGGACACTCAGTGACGAGGAGTTTGCCAAGGTGAGGGAAAACACCCAGGAGTACTGGGAGTTCGCTCATGACCTTGCAACCGGCAAGCAGACGATCAACTAG
- a CDS encoding ABC transporter ATP-binding protein has translation MSSVPIALSFNDVAFSYPHLRVLEDVSFHFHTGEFIALVGPNGSGKSTLLKLVLGLEAPQSGMIRLLGENPRKSRALVGYVPQHTSYDPNFPISVLEVVRMGRVDASKRGGKAEQTEKALQALKQVELEHLVERPYNALSGGQRRRVLVARALAAEPTMLILDEPAANLDKESEQRLYATLGKLKGSTTILIVTHDMREVSPLIDRVFCIDAHRDGKVGRTVVQHALEEEAEGTRKRVRHDVEIPGDFCHFPREDA, from the coding sequence ATGAGTAGCGTCCCTATTGCACTCTCCTTTAATGATGTTGCGTTCTCTTATCCCCATCTGAGGGTCCTTGAGGATGTATCCTTTCATTTTCATACGGGGGAGTTCATTGCCTTGGTCGGGCCAAACGGATCAGGGAAAAGCACCTTGCTGAAGTTGGTCCTTGGTCTGGAAGCCCCCCAATCTGGGATGATCAGGTTGCTTGGGGAGAATCCAAGAAAGAGCCGGGCCCTTGTAGGCTATGTTCCCCAGCACACCAGCTATGATCCCAATTTTCCTATTTCCGTATTGGAAGTCGTGAGGATGGGGCGTGTTGATGCATCAAAGCGGGGGGGGAAAGCTGAGCAGACGGAGAAAGCACTGCAAGCACTCAAGCAGGTAGAGCTTGAGCACCTCGTCGAGCGACCTTACAATGCCCTGAGTGGGGGCCAGAGGCGACGCGTGTTGGTTGCCCGAGCCCTTGCGGCTGAACCCACCATGTTGATTCTTGATGAGCCGGCGGCCAATCTGGACAAGGAGAGCGAACAAAGACTCTATGCAACCCTTGGGAAACTCAAGGGTTCGACAACCATCCTGATTGTTACTCACGATATGAGAGAGGTATCCCCCTTGATCGACCGGGTGTTCTGTATCGATGCCCATAGGGATGGAAAGGTGGGTCGTACTGTCGTCCAGCATGCACTTGAGGAAGAAGCAGAAGGCACAAGGAAACGAGTACGTCACGATGTAGAGATTCCCGGAGACTTCTGCCATTTTCCAAGGGAGGATGCATGA
- a CDS encoding ferritin → MLSKEIATLLNDQINKEFYSAYLYLDMANFYAEKGLFGYENWFKVQAQEEMSHAMLFRQYLLNNGHAVTLSALADPSKSYENTKDPLLEALKHEEYVTASINTIYEEAVKQKDYRSQQFLDWFIKEQGEEEANAQENIQKFEVFGSDNRGLYMLNKELEARVFTPPSLQL, encoded by the coding sequence ATGCTGTCAAAAGAAATCGCCACATTATTGAATGATCAAATCAACAAGGAGTTCTATTCCGCATATCTCTATCTTGATATGGCAAACTTCTACGCTGAAAAGGGACTGTTCGGGTATGAGAACTGGTTCAAGGTACAAGCACAGGAGGAGATGAGTCACGCCATGCTCTTTCGCCAGTACTTGTTGAACAATGGGCATGCCGTAACGTTGTCCGCCCTGGCAGATCCCAGCAAATCATACGAAAATACCAAGGATCCTCTTTTGGAGGCGCTTAAACATGAGGAATATGTTACAGCCTCCATCAATACCATCTATGAGGAAGCGGTCAAGCAGAAAGATTATCGCTCCCAGCAATTCCTTGACTGGTTCATCAAGGAACAAGGGGAAGAGGAAGCCAATGCTCAGGAGAACATCCAGAAGTTCGAGGTCTTTGGCTCTGACAACCGTGGCCTGTACATGCTCAACAAGGAACTGGAGGCAAGAGTCTTCACACCCCCTTCCCTGCAGCTGTAA
- a CDS encoding outer membrane lipoprotein-sorting protein, translated as MKRFITLFSILCLGCSLAIFSSPTADQIMEQVLERQSSTTSALDIKLTLIDTSGSARERRLQTLSTTKDGRTSTLTVFLSPESVRNTRFLSIEGTDGNTEQWIYLPSLKRIRKIAGAEEAGSFMGSDFSYSDMASTTYDSSQADHRLISEDSNSFTVESIPHEMKSYGKTITVVDKGTYLPLEVQFYELDGKTLLKTLTTEAIDTLSDRPVSTIMEMKTHSSLHVTRLEILQARYDIPLPEGYFTTRFLETGRL; from the coding sequence ATGAAACGATTCATCACACTGTTCTCTATACTCTGCCTTGGATGTTCTCTTGCAATTTTCAGCTCACCGACTGCTGATCAGATCATGGAACAGGTACTTGAAAGACAAAGCTCAACAACTTCGGCACTCGATATCAAACTCACCTTGATCGATACCTCGGGAAGTGCCAGAGAGAGACGGCTGCAAACACTCAGTACAACCAAGGATGGCAGGACTTCCACACTGACGGTATTTCTCTCCCCAGAGAGTGTACGCAATACCCGCTTTCTCTCCATTGAAGGGACAGATGGAAATACTGAGCAGTGGATTTACCTCCCCTCCCTTAAGCGGATCAGAAAAATAGCGGGCGCTGAGGAAGCTGGTTCATTCATGGGTAGTGACTTCTCCTATAGCGATATGGCCTCAACCACGTATGATTCCAGCCAAGCAGATCACCGTCTCATCTCTGAGGATAGTAACAGCTTTACCGTTGAATCGATTCCCCATGAGATGAAATCGTATGGAAAAACCATCACCGTTGTTGACAAGGGAACCTATCTTCCGCTGGAAGTTCAGTTTTATGAACTTGATGGAAAAACTCTTCTTAAAACATTAACCACTGAAGCAATTGATACGCTCTCTGATCGCCCGGTAAGTACCATTATGGAGATGAAAACCCACTCCAGTTTACATGTCACACGCTTGGAGATACTTCAAGCACGTTATGACATTCCTCTTCCAGAGGGATACTTTACGACCAGATTTCTGGAAACAGGGAGGCTCTGA
- a CDS encoding Fur family transcriptional regulator yields MTKARKALLELLKESKEPVSASMLSRDPSLPFDQATIYRNLHYLEEKGFAESFILHCTEHGTERYYSYRSRSEGVHHHWFHCEKCHTFIDLGGCAYQEQMKDWEKQYGFSISDHTFFLTGICASCKS; encoded by the coding sequence ATGACTAAGGCAAGGAAAGCCCTGCTGGAGTTGCTCAAAGAGAGCAAGGAACCTGTCAGCGCATCGATGCTGAGCCGAGATCCCTCACTTCCCTTTGACCAAGCAACCATCTATCGCAACCTGCACTACCTTGAGGAGAAGGGCTTTGCTGAATCATTCATCCTACACTGCACTGAGCACGGTACCGAACGCTACTATAGCTATCGCAGCCGCAGTGAAGGAGTCCATCATCACTGGTTTCACTGTGAGAAGTGCCATACATTCATCGACCTTGGCGGGTGCGCCTACCAAGAACAGATGAAAGATTGGGAAAAACAGTATGGATTTTCCATCAGCGATCACACGTTTTTTCTCACCGGTATCTGTGCCTCTTGTAAATCATGA